A genome region from Gossypium hirsutum isolate 1008001.06 chromosome A04, Gossypium_hirsutum_v2.1, whole genome shotgun sequence includes the following:
- the LOC107898234 gene encoding phosphatidylinositol 4-phosphate 5-kinase 9 isoform X3 — MSGPVVTLDNVEGARSCAERTRSLDAITDKDNGSILTNGEAVHGSETAAFRVGELLLPNGDLYSGSLLGNVPEGRGKYVWKVGCVYEGEWRRGMRQGTGKIQWPSGTVYDGELSGGYMHGTGTYIDSNKLTYKGRWKLNLKHGLGYQVYPNGDVFEGAWIQGTPEGPGKYTWANGNVYLGNMKGGKMSGKGTLTWTNGDSFEGSWLNGMMHGLGVYNWRDGGCYVGTWTRGLKDGKGSFYPKGSRLPALQEVYLNALRKRGLLPDLRKQNHSHIHHASSVDMGSVKVGGTRVSHRNSGEGNLLNLEQSRNRNVSLERRWSLEVSIEKVIGYDSSLELTESFIEGEEKGSETNAPVLEREYMQGVLISEFVLNNSFSASSRRAKRRQKMLAKEVKRPGEIIIKGHRSYDLMLSLQLGIRYTVGKITPVQRREVRVSDFGRRASFWMNFPKEGSQLTPPHQSEDFKWKDYCPMVFRNLREMFKIDAADYMISICGNDVLRELSSPGKSGSIFFLSQDDRFMIKTLRKSEVKNQTIKWSKGNEHSRVLSYARPQSVHFLKFRFVVMGNMFCTELRIHRRFDLKGSSLGRSADNIEIDENTTLKDLDLNYCFYLEPSWQEALLRQIETDSKFLESQHIMDYSLLLGVHYRAPQHLRSHMSYNRVNGLGSVAEEEEDGISNYPQGLVLVPRGTDDSVVVGPHIRGRRLRASSAGDEEVDLLLPGTARLQIQLGVNMPARAELIPGKEENMFHEAYDVVLYLGMIDILQEYNMTKKIEHAYKSLQFDSVSISAVDPTFYSQRFLEFIQKVFPENSIKG, encoded by the exons ATGTCTGGCCCCGTGGTCACCCTTGATAACGTGGAAGGAGCACGTTCTTGTGCAGAAAGAACAAGATCTCTTGATGCCATCACTGACAAGGACAACGGTTCTATACTAACTAATGGTGAAGCTGTCCATGGTTCTGAAACTGCTGCATTTAGAGTTGGAGAACTCTTGCTTCCAAATGGGGACTTATATTCTGGGTCATTACTCGGGAATGTGCCAGAGGGTCGTGGTAAATATGTTTGGAAAGTTGGTTGTGTGTATGAGGGAGAATGGAGGCGTGGGATGAGGCAAGGGACTGGCAAGATACAATGGCCTTCTGGAACGGTTTATGATGGTGAACTCTCAGGTGGTTATATGCATGGTACTGGGACATATATTGACTCCAATAAATTAACTTATAAGGGGAGATGGAAGTTGAACCTCAAACATGGTTTGGGATATCAAGTTTATCCTAATGGAGATGTCTTTGAGGGTGCTTGGATCCAGGGAACACCTGAAGGTCCTGGAAAATATACTTGGGCCAATGGCAATGTTTATCTAGGGAACATGAAAGGAGGTAAAATGTCAGGCAAAGGAACCCTTACATGGACAAATGGAGACTCCTTTGAGGGAAGCTGGTTAAATGGAATGATGCATGGACTTGGAGTGTATAACTGGAGGGATGGTGGTTGCTATGTAGGAACTTGGACACGGGGTTTAAAGGATGGAAAAGGATCATTTTATCCAAAAGGCAGTCGGCTTCCTGCCTTACAAGAGGTTTACCTCAATGCCCTGAGAAAAAGAGGATTGTTACCAGATTTGAGAAAGCAGAACCATTCCCATATCCACCATGCTTCTTCTGTAGACATGGGGAGTGTAAAGGTTGGTGGCACTCGGGTATCTCATCGTAATTCTGGTGAAGGAAACTTATTAAATTTGGAGCAGTCTCGCAACAGAAATGTTTCCTTGGAAAGACGTTGGAGTCTAGAGGTATCTATTGAAAAAGTTATTGGGTATGATTCATCTTTAGAGTTAACTGAATCTTTTATAGAAGGAGAAGAGAAGGGAAGTGAAACAAATGCACCAGTCTTAGAACGTGAATACATGCAAGGTGTCTTAATTAGTGAGTTTGTGTTGAATAATAGTTTTTCAGCATCATCCAGAAGAGCAAAACGGAGACAAAAAATGTTAGCCAAAGAGGTTAAGAGGCCAGGTGAAATAATTATTAAAGGCCACAGGAGTTATGATTTAATGCTCAGTTTGCAGCTTGGAATCAG ATACACTGTGGGAAAAATTACACCTGTACAAAGACGAGAAGTTAGAGTGTCAGATTTTGGCCGCAGGGCTAGCTTTTGGATGAATTTTCCTAAAGAGGGCTCACAGTTGACACCTCCCCATCAATCAGAAGATTTTAAGTGGAAAGATTACTGCCCAATGGTTTTCAG GAATTTAAGGGAGATGTTCAAGATTGATGCTGCTGACTACATGATATCCATTTGTGGAAATGATGTTCTCAGAGAACTTTCTTCTCCTGGTAAAAGTGGTAGTATCTTCTTTCTGTCTCAAGATGATCGTTTCATGATTAAGACACTCCGGAAATCTGAAGTAAAG AATCAAACCATCAAGTGGTCAAAAGGTAATGAGCACAGTAGAGTTCTTTCCTATGCAAGACCTCAATCAGTACACTTTTTAAAG TTTCGCTTTGTAGTGATGGGAAATATGTTCTGCACTGAGTTAAGGATCCATAGAAGATTTGACTTGAAAGGATCATCACTAGGGCGTTCTGCAGACAATATTGAAATTGATGAGAACACAACACTTAAAGATTTGGATCTCAACTACTGCTTTTACTTAGAACCTTCTTGGCAAGAGGCTTTATTAAG GCAAATTGAGACTGACAGTAAGTTTTTGGAGTCACAACACATAATGGATTATAGCCTTCTGCTTGGTGTGCATTATCGAGCACCCCAGCATTTGAGGTCTCACATGTCCTACAATAGAGTGAATGGATTAGGGAGTGTTGCAGAGGAag AAGAGGATGGAATCTCCAACTACCCACAAGGACTTGTTTTGGTTCCTCGGGGAACAGATGATAGTGTTGTTGTTGGTCCTCATATACGAGGTAGACGTCTTCGAGCTTCATCTGCAGGTGATGAGGAAGTAGATCTCCTTCTCCCTGGTACAGCCAG ACTCCAGATCCAGCTTGGTGTGAACATGCCAGCAAGGGCTGAGCTGATTCCAGGGAAAGAAGAAAACATGTTCCATGAAGCATATGATGTTGTTCTGTATCTAGGCATGATCGACATTTTGCAAGAATATAACATGACTAAGAAGATTGAACATGCCTATAAATCTCTTCAGTTTGATTCTGTGTCCATATCTGCTGTCGATCCTACATTTTACTCTCAACGGTTCCTGGAATTCATTCAGAAGGTATTTCCTGAAAACTCCATTAAAGGTTGA
- the LOC107898234 gene encoding phosphatidylinositol 4-phosphate 5-kinase 9 isoform X2 translates to MSGPVVTLDNVEGARSCAERTRSLDAITDKDNGSILTNGEAVHGSETAAFRVGELLLPNGDLYSGSLLGNVPEGRGKYVWKVGCVYEGEWRRGMRQGTGKIQWPSGTVYDGELSGGYMHGTGTYIDSNKLTYKGRWKLNLKHGLGYQVYPNGDVFEGAWIQGTPEGPGKYTWANGNVYLGNMKGGKMSGKGTLTWTNGDSFEGSWLNGMMHGLGVYNWRDGGCYVGTWTRGLKDGKGSFYPKGSRLPALQEVYLNALRKRGLLPDLRKQNHSHIHHASSVDMGSVKVGGTRVSHRNSGEGNLLNLEQSRNRNVSLERRWSLEVSIEKVIGYDSSLELTESFIEGEEKGSETNAPVLEREYMQGVLISEFVLNNSFSASSRRAKRRQKMLAKEVKRPGEIIIKGHRSYDLMLSLQLGIRYTVGKITPVQRREVRVSDFGRRASFWMNFPKEGSQLTPPHQSEDFKWKDYCPMVFRNLREMFKIDAADYMISICGNDVLRELSSPGKSGSIFFLSQDDRFMIKTLRKSEVKVLLRMLPNYHHHVRSYENTLITKFFGLHRIKPSSGQKFRFVVMGNMFCTELRIHRRFDLKGSSLGRSADNIEIDENTTLKDLDLNYCFYLEPSWQEALLRQIETDSKFLESQHIMDYSLLLGVHYRAPQHLRSHMSYNRVNGLGSVAEEEDGISNYPQGLVLVPRGTDDSVVVGPHIRGRRLRASSAGDEEVDLLLPGTARLQIQLGVNMPARAELIPGKEENMFHEAYDVVLYLGMIDILQEYNMTKKIEHAYKSLQFDSVSISAVDPTFYSQRFLEFIQKVFPENSIKG, encoded by the exons ATGTCTGGCCCCGTGGTCACCCTTGATAACGTGGAAGGAGCACGTTCTTGTGCAGAAAGAACAAGATCTCTTGATGCCATCACTGACAAGGACAACGGTTCTATACTAACTAATGGTGAAGCTGTCCATGGTTCTGAAACTGCTGCATTTAGAGTTGGAGAACTCTTGCTTCCAAATGGGGACTTATATTCTGGGTCATTACTCGGGAATGTGCCAGAGGGTCGTGGTAAATATGTTTGGAAAGTTGGTTGTGTGTATGAGGGAGAATGGAGGCGTGGGATGAGGCAAGGGACTGGCAAGATACAATGGCCTTCTGGAACGGTTTATGATGGTGAACTCTCAGGTGGTTATATGCATGGTACTGGGACATATATTGACTCCAATAAATTAACTTATAAGGGGAGATGGAAGTTGAACCTCAAACATGGTTTGGGATATCAAGTTTATCCTAATGGAGATGTCTTTGAGGGTGCTTGGATCCAGGGAACACCTGAAGGTCCTGGAAAATATACTTGGGCCAATGGCAATGTTTATCTAGGGAACATGAAAGGAGGTAAAATGTCAGGCAAAGGAACCCTTACATGGACAAATGGAGACTCCTTTGAGGGAAGCTGGTTAAATGGAATGATGCATGGACTTGGAGTGTATAACTGGAGGGATGGTGGTTGCTATGTAGGAACTTGGACACGGGGTTTAAAGGATGGAAAAGGATCATTTTATCCAAAAGGCAGTCGGCTTCCTGCCTTACAAGAGGTTTACCTCAATGCCCTGAGAAAAAGAGGATTGTTACCAGATTTGAGAAAGCAGAACCATTCCCATATCCACCATGCTTCTTCTGTAGACATGGGGAGTGTAAAGGTTGGTGGCACTCGGGTATCTCATCGTAATTCTGGTGAAGGAAACTTATTAAATTTGGAGCAGTCTCGCAACAGAAATGTTTCCTTGGAAAGACGTTGGAGTCTAGAGGTATCTATTGAAAAAGTTATTGGGTATGATTCATCTTTAGAGTTAACTGAATCTTTTATAGAAGGAGAAGAGAAGGGAAGTGAAACAAATGCACCAGTCTTAGAACGTGAATACATGCAAGGTGTCTTAATTAGTGAGTTTGTGTTGAATAATAGTTTTTCAGCATCATCCAGAAGAGCAAAACGGAGACAAAAAATGTTAGCCAAAGAGGTTAAGAGGCCAGGTGAAATAATTATTAAAGGCCACAGGAGTTATGATTTAATGCTCAGTTTGCAGCTTGGAATCAG ATACACTGTGGGAAAAATTACACCTGTACAAAGACGAGAAGTTAGAGTGTCAGATTTTGGCCGCAGGGCTAGCTTTTGGATGAATTTTCCTAAAGAGGGCTCACAGTTGACACCTCCCCATCAATCAGAAGATTTTAAGTGGAAAGATTACTGCCCAATGGTTTTCAG GAATTTAAGGGAGATGTTCAAGATTGATGCTGCTGACTACATGATATCCATTTGTGGAAATGATGTTCTCAGAGAACTTTCTTCTCCTGGTAAAAGTGGTAGTATCTTCTTTCTGTCTCAAGATGATCGTTTCATGATTAAGACACTCCGGAAATCTGAAGTAAAG GTTCTTCTAAGAATGCTTCCGAACTATCATCATCATGTGAGGTCATATGAGAACACACTTATAACAAAATTCTTTGGTCTTCACAGAATCAAACCATCAAGTGGTCAAAAG TTTCGCTTTGTAGTGATGGGAAATATGTTCTGCACTGAGTTAAGGATCCATAGAAGATTTGACTTGAAAGGATCATCACTAGGGCGTTCTGCAGACAATATTGAAATTGATGAGAACACAACACTTAAAGATTTGGATCTCAACTACTGCTTTTACTTAGAACCTTCTTGGCAAGAGGCTTTATTAAG GCAAATTGAGACTGACAGTAAGTTTTTGGAGTCACAACACATAATGGATTATAGCCTTCTGCTTGGTGTGCATTATCGAGCACCCCAGCATTTGAGGTCTCACATGTCCTACAATAGAGTGAATGGATTAGGGAGTGTTGCAGAGGAag AGGATGGAATCTCCAACTACCCACAAGGACTTGTTTTGGTTCCTCGGGGAACAGATGATAGTGTTGTTGTTGGTCCTCATATACGAGGTAGACGTCTTCGAGCTTCATCTGCAGGTGATGAGGAAGTAGATCTCCTTCTCCCTGGTACAGCCAG ACTCCAGATCCAGCTTGGTGTGAACATGCCAGCAAGGGCTGAGCTGATTCCAGGGAAAGAAGAAAACATGTTCCATGAAGCATATGATGTTGTTCTGTATCTAGGCATGATCGACATTTTGCAAGAATATAACATGACTAAGAAGATTGAACATGCCTATAAATCTCTTCAGTTTGATTCTGTGTCCATATCTGCTGTCGATCCTACATTTTACTCTCAACGGTTCCTGGAATTCATTCAGAAGGTATTTCCTGAAAACTCCATTAAAGGTTGA
- the LOC107898234 gene encoding phosphatidylinositol 4-phosphate 5-kinase 9 isoform X7 translates to MRQGTGKIQWPSGTVYDGELSGGYMHGTGTYIDSNKLTYKGRWKLNLKHGLGYQVYPNGDVFEGAWIQGTPEGPGKYTWANGNVYLGNMKGGKMSGKGTLTWTNGDSFEGSWLNGMMHGLGVYNWRDGGCYVGTWTRGLKDGKGSFYPKGSRLPALQEVYLNALRKRGLLPDLRKQNHSHIHHASSVDMGSVKVGGTRVSHRNSGEGNLLNLEQSRNRNVSLERRWSLEVSIEKVIGYDSSLELTESFIEGEEKGSETNAPVLEREYMQGVLISEFVLNNSFSASSRRAKRRQKMLAKEVKRPGEIIIKGHRSYDLMLSLQLGIRYTVGKITPVQRREVRVSDFGRRASFWMNFPKEGSQLTPPHQSEDFKWKDYCPMVFRNLREMFKIDAADYMISICGNDVLRELSSPGKSGSIFFLSQDDRFMIKTLRKSEVKVLLRMLPNYHHHVRSYENTLITKFFGLHRIKPSSGQKFRFVVMGNMFCTELRIHRRFDLKGSSLGRSADNIEIDENTTLKDLDLNYCFYLEPSWQEALLRQIETDSKFLESQHIMDYSLLLGVHYRAPQHLRSHMSYNRVNGLGSVAEEEEDGISNYPQGLVLVPRGTDDSVVVGPHIRGRRLRASSAGDEEVDLLLPGTARLQIQLGVNMPARAELIPGKEENMFHEAYDVVLYLGMIDILQEYNMTKKIEHAYKSLQFDSVSISAVDPTFYSQRFLEFIQKVFPENSIKG, encoded by the exons ATGAGGCAAGGGACTGGCAAGATACAATGGCCTTCTGGAACGGTTTATGATGGTGAACTCTCAGGTGGTTATATGCATGGTACTGGGACATATATTGACTCCAATAAATTAACTTATAAGGGGAGATGGAAGTTGAACCTCAAACATGGTTTGGGATATCAAGTTTATCCTAATGGAGATGTCTTTGAGGGTGCTTGGATCCAGGGAACACCTGAAGGTCCTGGAAAATATACTTGGGCCAATGGCAATGTTTATCTAGGGAACATGAAAGGAGGTAAAATGTCAGGCAAAGGAACCCTTACATGGACAAATGGAGACTCCTTTGAGGGAAGCTGGTTAAATGGAATGATGCATGGACTTGGAGTGTATAACTGGAGGGATGGTGGTTGCTATGTAGGAACTTGGACACGGGGTTTAAAGGATGGAAAAGGATCATTTTATCCAAAAGGCAGTCGGCTTCCTGCCTTACAAGAGGTTTACCTCAATGCCCTGAGAAAAAGAGGATTGTTACCAGATTTGAGAAAGCAGAACCATTCCCATATCCACCATGCTTCTTCTGTAGACATGGGGAGTGTAAAGGTTGGTGGCACTCGGGTATCTCATCGTAATTCTGGTGAAGGAAACTTATTAAATTTGGAGCAGTCTCGCAACAGAAATGTTTCCTTGGAAAGACGTTGGAGTCTAGAGGTATCTATTGAAAAAGTTATTGGGTATGATTCATCTTTAGAGTTAACTGAATCTTTTATAGAAGGAGAAGAGAAGGGAAGTGAAACAAATGCACCAGTCTTAGAACGTGAATACATGCAAGGTGTCTTAATTAGTGAGTTTGTGTTGAATAATAGTTTTTCAGCATCATCCAGAAGAGCAAAACGGAGACAAAAAATGTTAGCCAAAGAGGTTAAGAGGCCAGGTGAAATAATTATTAAAGGCCACAGGAGTTATGATTTAATGCTCAGTTTGCAGCTTGGAATCAG ATACACTGTGGGAAAAATTACACCTGTACAAAGACGAGAAGTTAGAGTGTCAGATTTTGGCCGCAGGGCTAGCTTTTGGATGAATTTTCCTAAAGAGGGCTCACAGTTGACACCTCCCCATCAATCAGAAGATTTTAAGTGGAAAGATTACTGCCCAATGGTTTTCAG GAATTTAAGGGAGATGTTCAAGATTGATGCTGCTGACTACATGATATCCATTTGTGGAAATGATGTTCTCAGAGAACTTTCTTCTCCTGGTAAAAGTGGTAGTATCTTCTTTCTGTCTCAAGATGATCGTTTCATGATTAAGACACTCCGGAAATCTGAAGTAAAG GTTCTTCTAAGAATGCTTCCGAACTATCATCATCATGTGAGGTCATATGAGAACACACTTATAACAAAATTCTTTGGTCTTCACAGAATCAAACCATCAAGTGGTCAAAAG TTTCGCTTTGTAGTGATGGGAAATATGTTCTGCACTGAGTTAAGGATCCATAGAAGATTTGACTTGAAAGGATCATCACTAGGGCGTTCTGCAGACAATATTGAAATTGATGAGAACACAACACTTAAAGATTTGGATCTCAACTACTGCTTTTACTTAGAACCTTCTTGGCAAGAGGCTTTATTAAG GCAAATTGAGACTGACAGTAAGTTTTTGGAGTCACAACACATAATGGATTATAGCCTTCTGCTTGGTGTGCATTATCGAGCACCCCAGCATTTGAGGTCTCACATGTCCTACAATAGAGTGAATGGATTAGGGAGTGTTGCAGAGGAag AAGAGGATGGAATCTCCAACTACCCACAAGGACTTGTTTTGGTTCCTCGGGGAACAGATGATAGTGTTGTTGTTGGTCCTCATATACGAGGTAGACGTCTTCGAGCTTCATCTGCAGGTGATGAGGAAGTAGATCTCCTTCTCCCTGGTACAGCCAG ACTCCAGATCCAGCTTGGTGTGAACATGCCAGCAAGGGCTGAGCTGATTCCAGGGAAAGAAGAAAACATGTTCCATGAAGCATATGATGTTGTTCTGTATCTAGGCATGATCGACATTTTGCAAGAATATAACATGACTAAGAAGATTGAACATGCCTATAAATCTCTTCAGTTTGATTCTGTGTCCATATCTGCTGTCGATCCTACATTTTACTCTCAACGGTTCCTGGAATTCATTCAGAAGGTATTTCCTGAAAACTCCATTAAAGGTTGA